A genomic region of Arachis hypogaea cultivar Tifrunner chromosome 5, arahy.Tifrunner.gnm2.J5K5, whole genome shotgun sequence contains the following coding sequences:
- the LOC112800789 gene encoding B-box zinc finger protein 18 isoform X2 — MRTLCDACESAAAIVFCAADEAALCRACDEKVHMCNKLASRHVRVGLASPSDVPRCDICENAPAFFYCETDGSSLCLQCDMIVHVGGKRTHGRYLLFRQRVEFPGDKPSNIENPASQPMEPGETKRGQNPLPKLKMGEKQQNHRMPLLSTPDPDADGHAKMETKMIDLNMKPNRIHEQASNNQP; from the exons ATGCGAACGCTTTGTGATGCTTGTGAGAGTGCGGCCGCTATCGTCTTCTGCGCCGCTGATGAGGCCGCACTCTGCCGTGCCTGCGATGAGAAG GTTCACATGTGTAATAAACTTGCTAGCAGGCATGTAAGAGTGGGTCTGGCAAGTCCAAGCGATGTGCCTCGTTGTGATATATGCGAGAATGCACCTG CATTCTTCTATTGCGAGACAGATGGAAGCTCGCTTTGTTTGCAGTGCGACATGATAGTTCATGTTGGTGGTAAAAGAACACATGGAAGATATCTTCTATTTAGGCAAAGAGTTGAG TTTCCAGGAGATAAACCTAGTAACATAGAAAACCCAGCTTCTCAACCTATGGAACCAGGGGAGACTAAGAGGGGACAAAATCCACTTCCCAAACTAAAAATGGGGGAGAAGCAACAAAACCACAGGATGCCGCTGCTTTCAACACCAGATCCTGATGCTGACGGACATGCCAAGATGGAGACTAAAATGATTGATTTGAACATGAAGCCTAACAGAATACATGAACAAGCATCAAATAATCAG ccaTAA
- the LOC112800789 gene encoding B-box zinc finger protein 18 isoform X1: MRTLCDACESAAAIVFCAADEAALCRACDEKVHMCNKLASRHVRVGLASPSDVPRCDICENAPAFFYCETDGSSLCLQCDMIVHVGGKRTHGRYLLFRQRVEFPGDKPSNIENPASQPMEPGETKRGQNPLPKLKMGEKQQNHRMPLLSTPDPDADGHAKMETKMIDLNMKPNRIHEQASNNQVGVHEE; this comes from the exons ATGCGAACGCTTTGTGATGCTTGTGAGAGTGCGGCCGCTATCGTCTTCTGCGCCGCTGATGAGGCCGCACTCTGCCGTGCCTGCGATGAGAAG GTTCACATGTGTAATAAACTTGCTAGCAGGCATGTAAGAGTGGGTCTGGCAAGTCCAAGCGATGTGCCTCGTTGTGATATATGCGAGAATGCACCTG CATTCTTCTATTGCGAGACAGATGGAAGCTCGCTTTGTTTGCAGTGCGACATGATAGTTCATGTTGGTGGTAAAAGAACACATGGAAGATATCTTCTATTTAGGCAAAGAGTTGAG TTTCCAGGAGATAAACCTAGTAACATAGAAAACCCAGCTTCTCAACCTATGGAACCAGGGGAGACTAAGAGGGGACAAAATCCACTTCCCAAACTAAAAATGGGGGAGAAGCAACAAAACCACAGGATGCCGCTGCTTTCAACACCAGATCCTGATGCTGACGGACATGCCAAGATGGAGACTAAAATGATTGATTTGAACATGAAGCCTAACAGAATACATGAACAAGCATCAAATAATCAGGTAGGAGTTCATGAggaataa
- the LOC112800790 gene encoding glyoxylase I 4 — MEIVEVGSCGALPLLSLNHVSLLCRSVWDSMRFYEDVLGFVSIKRPSSFKFNGAWLYNYGIGIHLIENPNIDEFDACMNEARPINPKDNHISFQCTDVGLVKRRIEDMGMKYVTALVEDDGGNKVEQVFFHDPDGYMIELCNCENIPIIPIISSCSFKPRTHSFIKKAASPPAKCGFMENIMMESLSMDMMNFSF, encoded by the exons ATGGAGATTGTTGAAGTTGGAAGCTGTGGGGCACTTCCTCTGCTCTCATTGAACCACGTGTCTCTCTTGTGCAGATCAGTGTGGGACTCTATGAGGTTCTACGAGGATGTTTTGGGTTTTGTTTCCATCAAGCGCCCTTCTTCTTTCAAGTTCAATGGAGCATG GTTGTACAATTATGGGATTGGGATACACTTGATTGAGAATCCAAACATAGACGAATTTGATGCATGCATGAATGAAGCAAGGCCTATTAATCCCAAGGACAACCACATCTCATTCCAG TGTACGGATGTTGGACTTGTTAAGAGAAGGATAGAAGACATGGGAATGAAGTATGTGACAGCTTTGGTGGAAGATGATGGAGGGAACAAGGTGGAACAGGTGTTCTTCCATGACCCTGATGGATACATGATTGAGCTTTGCAACTGTGAGAATATCCCAATCATTCCTATTATTTCTTCATGCTCCTTCAAGCCTAGAACCCACAGCTTCATCAAGAAAGCAGCATCACCACCTGCCAAGTGTGGATTCATGGAGAATATCATGATGGAAAGCTTGAGCATGGACATGATGAacttctccttttaa